Proteins encoded in a region of the Vicia villosa cultivar HV-30 ecotype Madison, WI linkage group LG5, Vvil1.0, whole genome shotgun sequence genome:
- the LOC131605681 gene encoding uncharacterized protein LOC131605681, producing the protein MSQNSVSFDSYRSHRMRQECHCGLDAPLMTAWTDTNPGRRFFGCGMYKVQGFKKCSNFVWLDEEMNPRAKEVISSLMQKLNEEKQRVKDSVAKEEELKMKMKLIGQQLKFNWVMTIVVLVQFMYKFKDV; encoded by the exons ATGTCTCAAAACTCTGTGTCATTCGATAGCTACAGAAGTCACAGAATGAGACAGGAATGTCATTGCGGTCTCGATGCTCCATTGATGACGGCCTGGACTGATACAAACCCAGGACGTCGCTTTTTCGGTTGTGGGATGTACAAGGTTCAAGGTTTCAAGAAGTGCAGTAACTTTGTTTGGCTTGATGAGGAAATGAACCCTAGGGCAAAAGAAGTAATTTCTAGCTTAATGCAAAAGTTGAATGAAGAAAAGCAGAGGGTTAAGGATTCAgtcgcaaaagaagaagaattgaagatgaagatgaaactgATAGGGCAGCAGTTGAAGTTTAATTGGGTCATGACCATTGTTGTGCTG GTTCAATTTATGTATAAGTTTAAGGATGTTTAG